The Planktothrix tepida PCC 9214 genome has a segment encoding these proteins:
- a CDS encoding cupin domain-containing protein, whose amino-acid sequence MTDTTVVKVNSQSSPTGKIGQKYLASGVKLSMRLWEEEQPGELKPETKRNYETVGYVIQGRAELHLEGQIILLETGSSWVVPQGSNHAYKILEPFTAVEATSPLAEVHGRDE is encoded by the coding sequence ATGACAGATACAACTGTAGTTAAAGTCAATTCTCAATCTTCACCCACCGGAAAGATAGGACAAAAATATTTAGCATCGGGGGTAAAACTCTCAATGCGACTGTGGGAGGAAGAGCAACCTGGAGAACTTAAACCCGAAACCAAACGGAATTATGAAACCGTTGGTTATGTGATTCAAGGACGTGCTGAACTGCATTTAGAAGGACAAATCATTTTGTTAGAAACGGGTAGTTCTTGGGTGGTTCCCCAAGGGTCGAATCACGCTTATAAAATTCTCGAACCTTTTACCGCAGTTGAAGCTACATCTCCTCTGGCTGAAGTACATGGAAGAGATGAATAA
- a CDS encoding IS5/IS1182 family transposase has product MSKLRDYLDKNPQQAKRLLGMEYEQMIELIQAAELLEEEKRQEKEKTKIRLIKAGGGRRQKLSVEEQILLTLIYLHQMPTFQMLGLQFEVSESTANDIFHNWIKILRELLPASLLEQVKKNESDWEWVEKILVEFELVVDSYEQPRERPTDNEEQKKYYSGKKKTHTFKNQVIVMPNGKEIVDVAVGYTGATSDLKLWRERSQELGNNQKYRGDKAYVGETAINTPYKKPRNQEMSAEKREENRLKAQQRIVVEHLIRLIKIYRVASERFRLKRQNYEAVILTVCGLIRWRIGAIVLPSKNCPEFF; this is encoded by the coding sequence ATGAGTAAATTAAGAGACTATCTGGACAAGAATCCCCAGCAAGCAAAAAGGCTATTAGGGATGGAATATGAACAGATGATAGAACTCATTCAAGCTGCGGAGTTATTAGAAGAAGAAAAACGACAGGAAAAAGAAAAAACTAAAATCAGGTTGATTAAAGCAGGTGGGGGTCGTCGGCAGAAATTATCTGTGGAGGAACAAATCTTACTGACTCTAATTTATCTGCATCAAATGCCGACATTTCAAATGTTAGGGTTACAGTTTGAAGTCAGTGAATCAACAGCGAATGATATTTTCCATAACTGGATAAAAATCTTGAGAGAATTACTACCAGCGAGTTTGCTAGAGCAAGTAAAAAAAAACGAGAGTGATTGGGAGTGGGTAGAAAAAATTCTGGTGGAATTTGAGTTAGTAGTAGATAGCTATGAACAGCCCAGGGAAAGACCAACAGACAATGAAGAGCAGAAAAAATATTACTCAGGAAAGAAAAAGACACATACCTTTAAAAATCAAGTCATTGTCATGCCAAATGGAAAAGAAATAGTGGATGTAGCTGTGGGTTATACCGGAGCAACAAGTGATCTGAAATTGTGGAGAGAAAGAAGCCAGGAATTGGGGAATAATCAAAAATACAGAGGGGATAAAGCTTATGTAGGAGAAACAGCAATTAATACACCGTATAAGAAACCGAGGAATCAAGAGATGTCGGCGGAAAAGCGAGAAGAAAATCGGTTAAAAGCCCAACAAAGGATTGTAGTTGAACATTTAATAAGACTGATAAAAATTTATCGAGTTGCTTCAGAAAGATTTCGGTTAAAGAGGCAAAATTATGAAGCAGTAATCTTGACAGTATGTGGATTAATAAGATGGCGAATAGGAGCGATTGTATTACCATCTAAGAATTGCCCAGAATTCTTTTGA
- a CDS encoding STAS domain-containing protein: MAFTGVLIFGVLQGISLGVITSIVFLIYRASHPHTDVLGRIPETQMYRDINLHPEAIIIPGLLIFRFSNNLIFANANYFRTELKQKILETSTPTQMVLIDAETINLIDSTALEMLRKLRVELMKDNIVLAWARLRDPLYQRMYRAGLIEEIGEHNFYERITDGVSEFTRQSSSTLPNHPTTDSIDTNPEIN, encoded by the coding sequence TTGGCTTTTACGGGAGTCTTAATCTTCGGGGTACTTCAAGGCATTAGTTTAGGGGTGATTACATCAATTGTTTTTCTGATCTATCGAGCCAGCCATCCCCACACCGACGTTCTAGGGCGCATCCCCGAAACTCAGATGTATCGCGATATCAACCTTCACCCCGAAGCGATTATAATTCCTGGGTTATTAATTTTCCGCTTTAGTAACAACTTAATTTTTGCCAACGCTAACTATTTTCGCACGGAACTCAAGCAGAAGATTCTGGAAACTTCAACACCCACTCAAATGGTACTAATTGATGCGGAAACCATTAATTTAATTGATAGCACAGCCTTGGAAATGTTGCGTAAATTACGGGTAGAACTTATGAAGGATAATATTGTTTTAGCTTGGGCTCGGTTGCGTGATCCCCTGTATCAGAGGATGTATCGGGCAGGATTAATAGAGGAAATCGGCGAGCACAATTTTTATGAACGGATTACCGATGGAGTCTCGGAATTTACACGCCAATCTTCATCAACCTTACCCAATCATCCAACAACGGATAGTATTGATACTAATCCTGAGATTAACTAA
- the ppk2 gene encoding polyphosphate kinase 2 produces MGKHKEKKQTEIHPIEPVNSNKPKLSGKEYTHELRKLQTELCLLQNWIKYTGERVIVVFEGRDAAGKGGTIRALTERVSPRVFRTVALPAPTEREKTQMYIQRYLTHFPAAGEVIIFDRSWYNRMGVEYVMGFCTKEQHRDFLKVCPTFEQYIVDSGIKLVKYWLEVSNEEQKRRFEARINDPLRQWKLSAMDLPSRERWYEYSKARDMMLDATDTPWAPWYIIHSDDKKRARLNCLSHFLNLFPYEPVPHEKVKLPERSMKHSYDDEASMSNRRWITEQY; encoded by the coding sequence ATGGGCAAGCACAAAGAGAAAAAACAGACCGAAATTCATCCAATTGAACCAGTCAATAGCAATAAACCCAAGCTATCGGGAAAAGAATACACGCATGAATTACGCAAACTCCAAACCGAGCTTTGTTTGCTTCAGAATTGGATCAAATATACAGGGGAAAGAGTTATTGTCGTTTTTGAAGGTCGCGATGCGGCGGGTAAAGGTGGAACAATTCGCGCCCTGACTGAACGGGTGAGTCCACGAGTCTTCCGTACTGTAGCTTTACCTGCTCCCACTGAACGAGAAAAAACTCAGATGTATATTCAACGCTACCTCACCCATTTTCCGGCTGCGGGGGAAGTCATTATTTTTGACCGGAGTTGGTATAACCGAATGGGTGTGGAATATGTCATGGGTTTTTGTACCAAAGAACAACATCGGGATTTTCTCAAAGTTTGTCCAACATTTGAGCAATACATTGTCGATAGTGGGATTAAGCTGGTTAAATATTGGCTGGAAGTCAGCAACGAAGAACAAAAACGGCGATTTGAAGCTCGGATTAATGACCCCCTGCGTCAATGGAAGTTATCCGCTATGGATTTACCCTCCCGTGAACGCTGGTATGAATATTCCAAAGCCAGGGACATGATGCTAGATGCCACCGATACCCCTTGGGCTCCCTGGTATATTATTCATTCTGATGATAAAAAACGAGCCCGTCTTAACTGTCTGTCTCATTTTCTAAACTTGTTTCCCTACGAACCCGTTCCCCATGAAAAGGTTAAGCTTCCTGAGCGCTCAATGAAACACAGCTACGATGATGAGGCTTCGATGAGCAATCGACGCTGGATTACGGAGCAATATTAA
- the uvsE gene encoding UV DNA damage repair endonuclease UvsE, giving the protein MNTQNSTQVPELGLVCITASQEVRFRALTRKRLLQLTIPEQEQTLRTLYTENLKRLNKAVEFCTRENIHLYRLSSALFPFADEPIGMAILMELAEEMELIGKQAHLLGLRLVLHPDQFVVLSSDRPEVIENSIKILKTHALILDLLGLPRSPWSLMNIHGGKGDRAQRLIQVIQNLPDEIRLRLTLENDEYAYSSEEILEVCHAAQIPMVFDAHHHVIHEQLESYDHPSVALMLAEAQKTWTIPEWQLVHISNGDQSFADPKHSDYISLMPDCYKTVPWIEVEAKQKELAIAQLRTNWLDSRSIVRC; this is encoded by the coding sequence ATGAATACTCAAAACTCAACCCAAGTTCCTGAATTAGGATTAGTTTGTATTACGGCTTCTCAAGAAGTAAGATTTCGAGCATTAACCCGAAAACGATTATTACAATTAACGATTCCAGAACAAGAGCAAACGTTGAGAACGCTTTATACCGAAAATCTGAAGCGTTTAAATAAAGCTGTTGAGTTTTGTACCCGTGAAAATATCCATTTATATCGATTAAGTTCCGCTTTATTTCCCTTTGCGGATGAACCCATTGGAATGGCTATTTTAATGGAATTAGCCGAGGAAATGGAGTTAATTGGAAAACAAGCACACTTGTTAGGACTGCGTTTGGTTTTACATCCCGATCAGTTTGTCGTTTTAAGTTCAGACCGTCCAGAAGTGATTGAAAATAGTATTAAAATTCTAAAAACCCATGCTCTGATTTTGGATTTATTAGGGTTGCCGAGATCGCCTTGGTCACTGATGAATATTCATGGAGGAAAAGGCGATCGCGCTCAACGATTAATTCAAGTCATTCAAAATTTACCCGATGAAATTCGACTGCGTTTAACCTTAGAAAATGATGAATATGCCTATAGTTCTGAAGAGATTTTAGAAGTGTGCCACGCTGCTCAAATTCCAATGGTTTTTGATGCTCATCATCATGTGATTCATGAACAGTTAGAGAGTTATGATCATCCCAGTGTTGCCTTAATGTTAGCAGAAGCTCAAAAAACGTGGACAATTCCTGAATGGCAACTGGTTCATATTTCTAATGGAGATCAATCTTTTGCTGATCCCAAACATAGCGATTATATTAGTTTAATGCCGGATTGTTATAAAACCGTTCCTTGGATTGAAGTAGAAGCCAAACAAAAAGAATTAGCGATCGCGCAACTCCGCACAAATTGGCTGGATTCCAGAAGTATTGTGAGATGTTAA
- a CDS encoding DoxX family protein, with product MAAKTDSFSSSHRRKEILRVVLAISLIIVGITHFIRPEQYARIVPPELPYPVGLVYISGFFEILGGIGLLIPVISVAAAWGIIALFIAVFPANINQALHSIPIDGIPHHPLLYWVRLPFQAVLIAWAWWYTRHPEEQPGTPDVMATIESQLNH from the coding sequence ATGGCTGCTAAAACCGATTCGTTTTCTTCATCCCATCGACGCAAGGAAATTCTTCGTGTTGTTCTAGCAATTTCGCTGATTATTGTTGGGATCACTCATTTTATTCGTCCTGAACAATATGCTCGAATTGTTCCCCCTGAATTACCCTATCCGGTCGGGTTAGTTTATATCAGTGGTTTCTTTGAAATTCTCGGAGGAATTGGATTATTAATTCCGGTCATTAGTGTAGCTGCGGCTTGGGGAATCATTGCCTTATTTATTGCCGTTTTTCCCGCTAATATTAATCAAGCCCTTCATAGTATTCCCATAGACGGAATCCCCCATCATCCTCTATTATATTGGGTGAGATTGCCGTTCCAAGCGGTTTTGATAGCTTGGGCTTGGTGGTATACCCGCCATCCCGAAGAACAACCCGGAACCCCCGATGTTATGGCTACCATTGAATCTCAACTCAATCATTAG
- a CDS encoding BON domain-containing protein, with protein sequence MKKLTSLLMGSFLLLGAVACNDVAKTSTGAPDAPNQTAEAPKPEQAKEIQKDAQSELRRRQLNEDIRAREQRNNITGGDAIRADGDLESEVRSKLEANLPASQLTVAAKDGVVTVAGTVPTQPQYERIDPLAKEIKGVRQVVVNVAVVPAKEGQEAQSQTEDNNAQPVINNNNSEQPETEPNTQQ encoded by the coding sequence ATGAAAAAATTAACCTCTTTACTCATGGGTAGTTTCTTATTACTCGGTGCTGTCGCCTGTAATGATGTTGCCAAAACCAGCACAGGTGCCCCCGATGCGCCGAACCAAACGGCAGAAGCTCCCAAACCTGAACAAGCCAAAGAAATTCAGAAAGATGCCCAAAGTGAACTGCGAAGACGTCAGCTTAATGAAGATATTCGCGCTCGTGAACAACGCAATAATATCACCGGGGGTGATGCAATTCGAGCCGATGGTGATTTAGAAAGTGAAGTTCGCTCGAAATTAGAAGCGAATTTACCCGCCAGTCAACTCACGGTTGCCGCTAAAGATGGAGTGGTAACAGTGGCTGGAACAGTCCCAACTCAACCCCAATATGAACGTATTGATCCCTTAGCCAAGGAAATTAAAGGGGTGCGACAAGTGGTCGTTAATGTTGCGGTTGTCCCGGCTAAAGAGGGACAAGAAGCTCAATCTCAAACCGAAGATAACAATGCTCAACCTGTGATCAATAATAACAATTCGGAACAACCTGAAACGGAGCCTAACACTCAACAGTAA
- the dnaN gene encoding DNA polymerase III subunit beta, with amino-acid sequence MKFIVEQDKLSSNLSWVSRAIPSRPNHPILSNILIDVDEENQRVNLTAFDLSLGIRASMQATVEEGGTLTVPAKLFNDIVSRLPGGEITLDDEMGDAIVTLTSSSGRYQVRGMAAEEYPELPSIKAGDSIHLAAESLISGLKGTLFATSPDETKQVLTGVHLKVENNTIEFASTDGHRLAVVQTENLSETDPDEELEEFEVTVPARALREVERMVAMRSVETSHGASKNDSPVVITLRFDESQVIFELGEQRLNTRKLEGAYPAYQTLIPKQFLNQINLDRRGFVGALERIAVLASQKNDIVKCTVDHVNQQIALSVEAADVGNALESLPAQISGDEPKELAFNVKYLLEGLKVFNASEVSLQLNAATSPVIVNPLGGIKMTYLVMPVQLRN; translated from the coding sequence ATGAAATTTATTGTTGAGCAGGACAAATTAAGTTCTAATTTATCTTGGGTTTCTAGGGCAATTCCTTCTCGTCCCAATCATCCCATTTTATCTAATATTTTAATTGATGTAGATGAAGAAAATCAACGAGTCAATTTAACAGCCTTTGATTTAAGTTTAGGGATTCGCGCCAGTATGCAGGCGACCGTTGAGGAGGGAGGAACTTTAACTGTCCCGGCTAAATTATTTAATGATATTGTTTCCCGTTTACCAGGGGGAGAAATTACCCTAGATGATGAAATGGGAGATGCAATTGTAACTTTAACTTCAAGTTCAGGAAGGTATCAAGTTCGAGGAATGGCGGCGGAAGAATATCCAGAATTACCGTCTATTAAGGCCGGAGATTCGATTCATTTAGCAGCAGAATCTTTAATTTCTGGATTAAAAGGAACGTTATTTGCCACCAGTCCTGATGAAACGAAACAAGTTTTAACGGGGGTACATTTAAAGGTTGAAAATAATACGATAGAATTTGCTTCAACGGATGGTCATCGGTTAGCTGTTGTGCAAACAGAAAATTTAAGTGAAACCGATCCCGATGAAGAGTTAGAAGAATTTGAAGTGACTGTTCCTGCACGGGCTTTAAGGGAAGTGGAACGGATGGTGGCAATGCGAAGTGTAGAGACGAGCCATGGCGCGTCTAAAAACGATTCTCCAGTGGTAATTACCTTGCGTTTTGATGAAAGTCAAGTTATTTTTGAACTGGGAGAACAACGATTAAATACTCGCAAATTAGAAGGAGCCTATCCAGCTTATCAAACTTTAATTCCCAAGCAATTTTTAAATCAAATTAATTTGGATCGACGGGGTTTTGTGGGAGCTTTAGAACGAATTGCAGTTTTAGCTTCCCAAAAAAATGATATTGTTAAATGTACTGTTGATCATGTTAATCAACAAATTGCTTTATCTGTAGAAGCCGCCGATGTGGGGAATGCGTTAGAATCTCTTCCGGCTCAAATTTCTGGGGATGAACCGAAGGAGTTAGCCTTTAATGTTAAATACTTATTAGAGGGTTTAAAAGTATTTAATGCTTCGGAAGTTTCTCTCCAGTTAAATGCGGCAACTAGCCCTGTTATTGTTAATCCTTTGGGTGGGATTAAAATGACGTATTTAGTCATGCCTGTACAATTAAGGAATTAA
- the dnaA gene encoding chromosomal replication initiator protein DnaA — MELPIDHLWNQVLERLQVQLGRPTFDTWIKTAWAQQLDNNCLIIRTPNPFSCNWLQKYYRELIADTVQEILGYPVEIYITTQINESASDSSLSHFIWPSPVAPLGTENPHDLPPKPINLNPKYVFSRFVVGGNSRLAHAASLAVAESPGREFNPLFLCGGVGLGKTHLMQAIGHYRLEIAPYSKVFYVSTEKFTNDLITAIRRDSMQSFREHYREADVLLVDDIQFIEGKEYTQEEFFHTFNTLHEAGKQVVLASDRPPHQIPRLQERLCSRFSMGLVADIQLPDLETRMAILQKKAEYENVQLPREVIEYIASNYRSNIRELEGALIRAIAYLSISGLAMTVDNIAPVLTATEKLEESSPEAVMQIVAEIYKVSIEDLKGNSRRREISLARQVAMYLMRQHTGLSLPKIGELFGGKDHTTVMYSCEKISQLRHQNSDLAQTLRQLSDQINFTSRSH; from the coding sequence ATGGAACTCCCCATCGATCATCTCTGGAATCAAGTTCTTGAACGTCTCCAGGTACAATTGGGACGTCCAACCTTTGATACCTGGATTAAAACCGCTTGGGCACAACAACTAGACAACAATTGTTTAATCATTCGCACGCCAAACCCGTTTTCTTGTAATTGGCTCCAGAAGTATTACCGAGAGTTGATCGCTGATACAGTCCAGGAAATTTTGGGTTATCCGGTAGAAATTTATATTACAACCCAGATTAACGAATCTGCCTCGGATTCTAGCTTATCTCATTTTATTTGGCCGTCTCCCGTCGCTCCCTTGGGAACGGAAAACCCTCACGATTTACCCCCCAAACCGATTAATTTAAACCCCAAATATGTGTTTTCTCGATTTGTGGTCGGGGGGAATAGTCGTTTGGCTCATGCGGCTTCTTTAGCGGTAGCGGAGTCTCCAGGTCGGGAGTTTAACCCATTGTTTTTGTGTGGGGGTGTAGGCTTGGGAAAAACCCACTTAATGCAAGCCATTGGTCATTATCGTTTAGAAATTGCACCTTATTCTAAAGTGTTTTATGTTTCAACGGAAAAGTTTACCAATGATTTAATTACGGCGATTCGTCGAGATAGTATGCAGAGTTTTCGAGAACATTATCGAGAAGCCGATGTTTTATTAGTGGATGATATTCAATTTATTGAAGGGAAAGAATATACACAAGAGGAATTTTTTCATACCTTTAATACGTTGCATGAAGCGGGAAAACAAGTGGTATTAGCTTCTGATCGTCCTCCCCATCAAATTCCCCGATTACAGGAACGTTTATGTTCTCGATTTTCGATGGGATTAGTAGCGGATATTCAACTGCCTGATTTGGAAACGCGGATGGCAATTTTACAGAAAAAAGCGGAATATGAAAATGTGCAGTTACCGCGTGAAGTGATTGAATATATCGCGTCTAATTATCGGTCTAATATTCGGGAATTAGAAGGAGCTTTAATTCGTGCGATCGCCTATTTATCAATTTCGGGTTTAGCCATGACCGTAGATAATATTGCCCCGGTTTTAACCGCAACGGAAAAATTAGAGGAATCTTCCCCCGAAGCAGTGATGCAAATTGTCGCAGAAATTTATAAGGTTTCTATTGAAGATTTAAAAGGCAATTCTCGACGACGAGAAATTAGTTTAGCGCGTCAAGTGGCGATGTATTTGATGCGACAACATACGGGTTTAAGCTTACCCAAAATTGGAGAATTATTTGGGGGAAAAGATCACACCACCGTCATGTATAGTTGTGAAAAAATTTCCCAGTTACGCCACCAAAATTCTGATTTAGCCCAAACCTTAAGACAACTCAGCGATCAAATTAACTTTACCAGTCGTTCTCATTAG
- a CDS encoding HhoA/HhoB/HtrA family serine endopeptidase translates to MKSTSDKQNRQNPLRTVFLLLIGGGVALLGDRWLATRNASMVPSSTPQPLAQVSPSASANANNNGSSPPNPTAWLGQKANLAATLKPVESNFIVNAVNEVGPAVVRINASRQVARRGFDQFGDGFPEEFFGAESPKRRSNGPVEQGTGSGFILSSNGIIMTNSHVVEGTERVQVVLKDGRRFDGKVLGSDSVTDVAVIKINADNLPSVKIGNSETLSPGEWAIAIGNPLGLDNSVTVGIISATGRSSSDVGVPDKRIGFIQTDAAINPGNSGGPLLNARGEVIGMNTAIISGAQGLGFAIPINKAQQIAQQLATTGTAEHAYLGIEMVTLSPELRQELRETPDLEFQIAQDNGVLIVNVIPGSPAMKAGLKPGDIIVKIDDKPITKSDAVQELVQNQNVGTPMKVELNRKGQPLTLEVKTGNMPEQIQG, encoded by the coding sequence ATGAAGAGTACATCTGACAAACAAAATCGCCAAAACCCCCTCCGTACTGTTTTCTTATTACTGATCGGAGGCGGGGTTGCTTTACTCGGTGATCGCTGGTTAGCCACCCGCAACGCTTCAATGGTTCCATCGTCAACCCCTCAACCCCTGGCTCAAGTTTCCCCTTCTGCTTCTGCTAATGCCAATAATAATGGAAGCTCTCCCCCCAACCCGACGGCTTGGTTAGGTCAAAAAGCGAATTTAGCAGCCACGTTAAAGCCTGTAGAGTCTAACTTTATTGTTAATGCTGTTAACGAAGTTGGGCCGGCTGTGGTTCGGATCAATGCCTCTCGTCAAGTGGCTCGTCGAGGATTTGACCAGTTTGGGGACGGCTTTCCAGAGGAATTTTTTGGGGCTGAATCTCCTAAACGCCGTTCTAATGGCCCTGTTGAACAAGGGACGGGTTCAGGGTTTATTCTCTCCTCTAATGGCATCATTATGACCAACTCTCACGTTGTTGAGGGAACTGAGCGGGTACAAGTTGTTTTAAAAGATGGTCGTCGGTTTGATGGAAAAGTTTTAGGATCAGATTCAGTCACTGATGTTGCTGTAATTAAAATTAATGCGGATAATCTGCCAAGTGTGAAAATTGGCAATTCTGAGACTTTATCTCCGGGAGAATGGGCGATCGCCATTGGCAATCCTTTAGGATTAGATAACTCCGTTACGGTGGGAATTATTAGTGCCACAGGACGCTCTAGTAGTGATGTCGGGGTTCCTGATAAACGCATTGGCTTTATTCAAACCGATGCGGCCATTAACCCTGGCAATTCTGGGGGGCCTCTTCTGAATGCTAGAGGAGAAGTCATTGGAATGAATACCGCTATTATTAGTGGCGCTCAAGGGTTAGGATTTGCCATTCCGATTAATAAAGCTCAACAAATTGCCCAACAATTAGCAACAACGGGAACTGCTGAACACGCCTATTTAGGCATTGAAATGGTAACACTCAGCCCCGAATTGCGTCAAGAATTAAGAGAAACTCCTGATTTAGAGTTTCAAATTGCTCAAGACAATGGCGTTTTAATTGTTAATGTTATTCCGGGTTCCCCTGCAATGAAAGCTGGATTAAAACCGGGGGATATTATTGTAAAAATTGATGATAAACCCATTACAAAATCGGATGCCGTTCAAGAATTAGTCCAAAATCAAAATGTAGGAACTCCGATGAAAGTAGAGTTAAACCGTAAAGGACAACCCTTAACTTTAGAAGTCAAAACGGGGAATATGCCTGAGCAAATTCAAGGGTAA
- the def gene encoding peptide deformylase, producing the protein MSEILAISELGNTVLRGYTHPIENIGEEKIQTLIDNLIATASQANGVGIAAPQVGMSDRLFIMASRPTLRYPNAPVMEPTAIINPKILNHSNETIKGWEGCLSVPGIRGLVPRYQRIEVEYTSREGKLCHQELTDFVARIFQHELDHLDGIVFLDRVESTQDLVTEAEYQKRLVNSAE; encoded by the coding sequence ATGAGTGAAATTTTAGCGATTTCTGAATTAGGGAACACTGTTTTGCGAGGTTATACTCATCCTATTGAAAATATTGGGGAGGAGAAAATTCAAACTTTAATTGATAATTTAATTGCAACGGCGTCTCAAGCCAATGGGGTGGGAATTGCCGCGCCTCAAGTGGGAATGAGCGATCGCTTATTTATTATGGCTTCTCGCCCTACATTGCGTTATCCTAACGCACCCGTAATGGAACCCACTGCGATTATTAATCCTAAAATTCTTAACCATTCTAACGAAACCATTAAAGGTTGGGAAGGCTGTTTAAGTGTTCCGGGAATTCGAGGGTTAGTTCCCCGTTATCAAAGGATTGAAGTTGAATATACCAGCCGTGAGGGGAAACTCTGTCATCAGGAATTAACGGATTTTGTAGCTCGAATTTTTCAGCATGAACTCGATCATCTCGATGGAATTGTATTTTTAGATCGGGTGGAAAGTACCCAGGATCTAGTTACAGAAGCTGAGTATCAAAAACGTCTTGTTAATTCGGCGGAATAG
- a CDS encoding TerD family protein, with the protein MTINLTKGERISLSKEAPGLKKAGLGLGWDINASDTGAAFDLDVSVFMLGSNGKIPNEQYFVFYNNLKSPDGSVESLGDDRTGEGGGDDETILVELNTVDPNIQEIVFVATIYEAEARRQNFGQVRNSYIRIYNNETDSEITRYDLEEDFSRETSIEMGRLYRKDGEWRFQAVGQGYNSGLEGFVQQYT; encoded by the coding sequence ATGACGATTAATTTAACTAAAGGGGAACGCATTAGTCTTTCTAAAGAAGCACCCGGTTTAAAAAAAGCAGGACTTGGATTAGGATGGGATATTAATGCTTCTGATACGGGAGCCGCTTTTGATTTGGATGTGTCGGTCTTTATGCTCGGAAGTAATGGCAAAATTCCGAATGAACAATATTTCGTATTTTACAATAACTTAAAATCCCCTGATGGTTCTGTAGAATCCCTGGGAGATGACCGCACTGGAGAAGGTGGCGGGGATGATGAAACCATTCTGGTTGAGTTAAATACGGTTGATCCGAATATACAAGAAATTGTCTTTGTCGCCACCATTTATGAAGCAGAAGCAAGACGGCAAAATTTTGGACAAGTCCGTAATTCTTATATCCGAATTTATAACAATGAAACCGACTCAGAAATCACTCGCTATGACTTAGAAGAGGATTTTTCCAGAGAAACCTCCATTGAAATGGGTCGCCTCTATCGAAAAGACGGTGAATGGCGATTTCAAGCTGTTGGACAAGGTTATAATTCCGGTTTAGAAGGTTTTGTTCAACAATATACCTAA
- a CDS encoding TerD family protein, whose amino-acid sequence MSINIRKGERISLSKEAPGLKRASIGLGWDVNASDTGTAFDLDASVFMLAEDGKIPIDEYFVFYNNLISPDQSVKHLGDSRTGEGSGDDETIVVDLTKINSSIQELIFVVTIHDADKRRQNFGQVRNSYIRIYDDDTQTEVTKYDLEEDFSRETAVEFGRLYLKNGEWRFQAVGQGYNSGLQSFVDKYV is encoded by the coding sequence ATGTCGATTAATATTAGAAAAGGGGAAAGAATTAGTTTATCAAAAGAAGCCCCTGGCTTAAAACGAGCATCCATTGGTTTAGGATGGGATGTGAATGCTAGTGATACAGGAACAGCTTTTGATTTAGATGCTTCTGTTTTTATGTTAGCAGAAGATGGTAAAATTCCAATCGATGAATATTTCGTATTTTATAATAACTTAATTTCTCCTGATCAATCTGTGAAACATTTAGGAGATAGTCGCACGGGAGAAGGAAGCGGGGATGATGAAACCATCGTTGTAGATTTAACTAAAATCAATTCTTCTATTCAAGAATTAATTTTTGTTGTTACTATCCACGATGCAGATAAACGGCGACAAAACTTCGGACAGGTGAGAAATTCTTATATTAGAATTTACGATGATGACACTCAAACCGAAGTCACAAAATATGATTTAGAAGAAGATTTCTCACGGGAAACTGCTGTTGAATTTGGGAGATTATATCTCAAAAATGGTGAATGGCGATTTCAAGCCGTTGGACAAGGTTATAATTCTGGTTTACAAAGTTTTGTAGATAAATACGTTTAA